GAGGGGTTTCTCTGTACATTTTAAAGTTGCCTCTGTGAGTGATTTTGTCATCATCATCCTGATAGCTTCGTCTCTCAcatcctcctcctttttctgctCCTGAGTGTCTGTGCCTGTTTGGTAACACTGTCACCAATAGCACTAACAGGACTCTTGTGCCAGCCCCATATAGAGAGCACCTTGACTGTTTCAGGCAGAACACTATGGCTTGCAGGCTTCTTCCTATCACATGGAAGGAAATGTCTCTATTCCTTCAGGCAGCTACAGCCAAATCCCTTAGTCTGGAAGTTCAAAAGTAGTAGCAATGTATTGCTAGCAGCACTGGCAGATGTAAAGTCTGGTGAGGCTCATGGtttgcacatacatgcattcacagaCCTGAGCatccatgtgagcacacacaaaaacattcatacacagatgAATACACATGTGAAGAATGTAGTAACATGTGAACtggcatgtgagtgtgcatgtgttcatatatgAACAAACgctatgcatatacacacatgcatatggccgtgaatatgcacatacatatgtacatacatttttttaaagatttatttatttattatatgtaagtacactgtagctgtcttcagacactccagaagagggcgccaggtctcgttgtggatggttgtgagccaccatgtggttgctgggatttgaactctggacctttggaggagcagtcgggtgctcttacccactgagccatctcaccagcccccatacatttttttaaagtgagagaTTAAGGAAATTTGCTCAGTGTTTCCAATAAGTTGAAAAGAAGGAATGAGCGCACAGCAtggtcccctcccccacagtcccTCTGTTCTTCCTCAGTGCCCATAACAGGAGCAGTGAGCAGCACATGTCACCTCTCAGTCACTTTATTTTCTCCAGCCTGCCTGGAGCAGCAAGTGTCAGAGCCTGACATCATCACCTCCTCTTCTGCTCCCCAGGTCCAGGCACCTGCCCTTCACAAATGACCTTTTAGGTGAAGCAGGGATCCTCTGGGCGCAGCTCTCCCAGAAGGGCATCGAGCCAGAATTCCAGGTCCCGCACCAGCTGCTCCAGCTCTCTGACCtccttctctaacttctccaaAAAGCCATGCAAGTTTGTTTTCAGCCACTTCCTGAGGGTCCTTAATGGCTCTTCAGCAGGTTCCTTGGTCTGATATTCAAAGCCCTgaagaaaggcaagagaaaggcCGTCATCAAATCTGTGTCTTCAGACTTTTCAGAccggtttcttttctcttttcttttcttttcttttcttttcttttcttttcttttcttttcttttcttttNNNNNNNNNNNNNNNNNNNNNNNNNNNNNNNNNNNNNNNNNNNNNNNNNNNNNNNNNNNNNNNNNNNNNNNNNNNNNNNNNNNNNNNNNNNNNNNNNNNNNNNNNNNNNNNNNNNNNNNNNNNNNNNNNNNNNNNNNNNNNNNNNNNNNNNNNNNNNNNNNNNNNNNNNNNNNNNNNNNNNNNNNNNNNNNNNNNNNNNNNNNNNNNNNNNNNNNNNNNNNNNNNNNNNNNNNNNNNNNNNNNNNNNNNNNNNNNNNNNNNNNNNNNNNNNNNNNNNNNNNNNNNNNNNNNNNNNNNNNNNNNNNNNNNNNNNNNNNNNNNNNNNNNNNNNNNNNNNNNNNNNNNNNNNNNNNNNNNNNNNNNNNNNNNNNNNNNNNNNNNNNNNNNNNNNNNNNNNNNNNNNNNNNNNNNNNNNNNNNNNNNNNNNNNNNNNNNNNNNNNNNNNNNNNNNNNNNNNNNNNNNNNNNNNNNNNNNNNNNNNNNNNNNNNNNNNNNNNNNNNNNNNNNNNNNNNNNNNNNNNNNNNNNNNNNNNNNNNNNNNNNNNNNNNNNNNNNNNNNNNNNNNNNNNNNNNNNNNNNNNNNNNNNNNNNNNNNNNNNNNNNNNNNNNNNNNNNNNNNNNNNNNNNNNNNNNNNNNNNNNNNNNNNNNNNNNNNNNNNNNNNNNNNNNNNNNNNNNNNNNNNNNNNNNNNNNNNNNNNNNNNNNNNNNNNNNNNNNNNNNNNNNNNNNNNNNNNNNNNNNNNNNNNNNNNNNNNNNNNNNNNNNNNNNNNNNNNCCCTACCCCTTTTCCTcatccccttttccccttccccttccccttttccttctcctttcctatcctttctttttttttcttttccttttttttttttttttttttttttttttttttttctgagacagggtttctctgtgtagccctggctgtcctagaactcactgtgtagaacaggctggcctcaaactcagaaatccacctgtttctgcctcccaagtgctgggattaaaggcgtgtgccaccactgcccagtttcaGGCAGGTTTCTTgtttaagaaaatgcccttagGCCTCTTGCATAAGATACACTGTTCTTTCTGCCTGGGTTACCCCATCAGATCAGCTTCTATTCATCCCTAACTAGCTCACTGATGACATCTCCTCTGAGAAGCCTTCCGGGACTCCTTAGCACACACATCTCTGAATGTTACCTGGGATGTCACAGGATTCTGAAAGTGGTTGCAGTCCTTGGTCTGTCCTGACACCTCCCAGCTGCTTCCTGAAACAGGCACAGATATTACCTCTTAACAAATACAGTCCAAATAAGTATGAGTGAATGGTCTCTGCAGTGGGCAGTGGGAGCAGGCAGGGCAGGGGGGCTGCTCACAGGCACCACTCCTCAGGACCTCCACATGACTGTAGACTTGGTTTCTTGCTGGGGTTCCAGAATGCTCACCTGATATCCCCATACCCAGGTAGAGCACCAAGATGAGCAGTGCCAACAGCGTCTGGAATGAGAAAAGGAGGGTGGGCATGGGAGGGTGAATTCTTGGGTTCTGTCACCAGGGAGCTAACAGTCACTTGTAGAGATTTCCCACTAAGTTGCACATGCTTCCGACCTTTGCAGATACAGGTGACAGGACAATG
Above is a genomic segment from Mus caroli chromosome 11, CAROLI_EIJ_v1.1, whole genome shotgun sequence containing:
- the Smim23 gene encoding small integral membrane protein 23 codes for the protein MTIQKTGCRGREAAEVLEQRRGSHHCDDRKQTLLALLILVLYLGMGISGSSWEVSGQTKDCNHFQNPVTSQGFEYQTKEPAEEPLRTLRKWLKTNLHGFLEKLEKEVRELEQLVRDLEFWLDALLGELRPEDPCFT